Sequence from the Microcoleus sp. FACHB-831 genome:
CTCTGCATGATGGGAGCGGTGAATGTGGCGATAACAAAAACGCCGATCAGTACTACTATAATTCTCAGCGTACTTTCTGACACGGCAATGGTTCCCGTCTTGGCGATCGCTTGTTTGGTTAGTTTCTTGTTGACTACTCAAGTATCTTTAATCAAGACGCAGCGATCGCGATCGCAAATAGTTGCCGAACCAACTCAAACCTCGCCTGCCGAAGCCTGCTCGGTCGCTACATAAAACTATTGTTAATTATTAGTCGCCATGAGTGATTTCTTTGAATTTGAAGCGGACTTTGTAGATTCTCTCCGCTGCATTCCCATGCAAGTGCGTATGAAATTAGACACTTGCGGTGTCAAACTTAAATTGTCGCATTGGCACGATCTCACAGATGACGAGCGTCAAGCCCTCGTAGACTTGTCCTGCACAACAGAAAAAGAAAGTCAAGCCTATCGGGAATTTTTGCACAAATTAATTCTAGAACGCACGGGTACGCCAGCAAGCGATCTGCCAGTTGAAGACAGCCCCGCATGGATGGATGCAAAAACTGTGCCACCCAGTATTAACGAGAAGGCGCAAGAATTGGGGCTGACGGTGACACCTTCGCAGTGGGCTTCTCTAACTCCATTGCAGCGGTTTGCCCTAATTAAACTCAGTCGCGCCAGTCACGAAAATAAGAACTTTTTACCAGCGCTTCAGGAATTTAAGCTTTTTCCTTCCTATCAAGAAATGTGAAAAAATTTGTCCCTAGCTTGCAGCGACCTGGGCATTAGGTTAAAAACAACCGTAGCGATCGCGATCGCTCTGCTGCTCAAATCTACCCTAACTATCAATATGCCTTTCACTGCTCGCGTCATTTCATGCCAAGAGTGGGGTGCCAGAAGCCCAAAAGAATGGCCAGAGGAAACAACCCCCAAATATGTCATCATCCACCATACCGATACCCCCAATCCACCAAACGATATCTCCAAAAAAACTGAGGACGGAGCCAAAAGATTTGCTCGTAGTGTCCAAAATACCCACATGGATATTTTTGGCTGGAATGATTCCGGCCACAATTTTTTGAATACCACTGGGGGCGTCCTCCTAGAAGGAAGACAGGGCAGTTTAGCAAAAATCAAGCAGGGTTTGTGCGTTCGCTCCGCCCATGCTGGAAACCCTCTGGGCAACGAGTCACCAGGAATTGAAAATGAAGGTCGGTTTATGACCTACCAAATGGGGGAAAAACAATGGAATAGTTTAGTAGATTTATGTGTTTCGCTTTGCAGTACGTGCCGCATTCCTCCTGAAAATATAAAAGGCCATAGAGACTTTTCTCCCACTGACTGCCCTGGCGATTGGCTCTACAGCCAACTGCCGCGTTTGCGTCAAGCCGTAAAGCAAAAGTTAAATACTCTTACGAGTGGGACAGACGAGTCTTTAAGACTTGGCTCAGTGGGGGCAAAAGTCAAACAGTTGCAACAGCTATTGCGAGATAAAGGATTTAATCCCGGCCCCATTGATGGCAGTTTTGGTTCTGGTACAGAGATTGGTGTGAAAGCTTTTCAAAAGTCGGTAGGACTGACGGCAGATGGAATTGTTGGTAATACCACTTGGACGGCGCTGACTAATCCATCAAAGCCAATTCCCATCAGCTTGATTAATATGTGCAAGTATTATAAAGGCTTGCCTAACCAAGATGAGGCATTGACTTGGCTTCAGAAGCAAATTCCTCAATCAGTTCTCGATGAGTTTGCCAAAAAATGGCGCGATCAAAGTTAATAGATCTGACATCAGTAGTAGTTGGGTGGGCCGTGCCCACCACCCTTAAATTTTCAGGCGCGTGCGACAACGCATTTAAGGATGACTATTTAAGGTCTTCAAAAGATTGCTAATATGGCCGCTTATTAGTAAATTCTTTTTACCTAAAAACAAGATAGCGATCGCGATTAATCAGCGCGATCGCCCTCAACTCACCGCTACTAAATTCTATTTTGCGCTTGGCAAACGAGGAGCAATATATTTAGCAAATTCCTCGCGCCCTTTCTGCAAATTAGCTGGAACTCCCTGGGGATAATTTTTAGTAATTTCAGCTTGCAAGCGTTGAACTCGGTTTTCAGGGCTGGGGTGGCTGCTGAAGAACTCCGGGGACTTGCTGCCACTCCTTGCGGCTCCCAAAATTTTCATTACTTCTACCATAGCCCGAGGGTCGTAGCCAGCTTCACTCATAAAGCGCACGCCCAAGCGATCGCTTTCCAGTTCGTCTTCGCGTCCGTAACGCAGGCTAACTACTTGGTTAACCGCTTGGGCAAGAACGGCAGCCTTTCTTCCACCATCATTGCTATCACTTGCTGCAACCCCAACTGCGGTTACTACAGCTTGACCTAACTGCTGCTTGGCTAAATGTTCGGCACCGTGTCGCGCAACAACGTGTCCAGCTTCGTGACCCAGCACGCCCGCCAGTTGCGCTGAGGATGAAAGACGCCGCAGCAGACCAACGGTAATAAAAATCTGACCTCCTGGCAGGGCGAAGGCATTGACGGTTTGAGGATCGCGCAGCAGATGGAATTCAAAGGGATAACCTGAACTCTGGGCGACGGACTTCTGCACCACCTGCCCTCCTATCTTGTCAATATATTGCTGGAGCGCCTGGTCTTGGTCAAGACCGCCAAATTTATTGGCCATTTGCGATCGCGACTGCACTCCCAAAGCAATCTCTTGACGTGGTGTTAGCTGCACGCGCTGCTTTTCCCCTGTTATCGGGTTAGTCACCGTAGTAGTGCAGTATGCGATCAGCCCAAATATCAGCGTTAATAACGCAATACCCAACCGCACCAGTGGTGGAGCATTTCTCACCGCTTTTCTCCCAATTTTTGCTCAGAAGATTACCACATTTTTAGGCAATAACGCATCAGCCCGGAGGATAATTATCCAGCTTTTGCTTAACTTGGGTGCGTTTTTATATGTAATCTCTAAAACATAGTATTTAGCTATAAAATTTAAACATATTTAACAAATTTTAGTATGTTAAAAAAGATTAATTAATAAGATCTCTCTGCTAAAAAGGAAACAATTTTAATAAAATTAATTAAGCAGTATGCCATTCGAGTAGTATTAAATTATTGCTAAGGTTTCAGGTATAAAATATAGCTTAATTTTAGGATAGAGTGTTATTAAAAACAGTAAGTGGGCAAAAAGAGGTTGAATGATAGTAAAAAGGACGGGGAAACGTCAAACCTTTAAGTTATGGAAAAATGAACTAGACGATGTTATTCGTGGCGCATCGGGAGGATTTTTGTTTGGCATTCCTATGTTGTACACGATGGAAGTGTGGTGGATCGGTTCATTTAGTAAACAGCCACGAATGTTGTTAGCGATCGCAGTTACTTTTATTGTGGTATTCCTGCTGAATCGTACCGCCGGTTTCCGCAAAACTACAAATATTCGGGTTAGCGATGCGGTAATGGATAGCATCGAAGCGAT
This genomic interval carries:
- a CDS encoding nitrate reductase associated protein: MSDFFEFEADFVDSLRCIPMQVRMKLDTCGVKLKLSHWHDLTDDERQALVDLSCTTEKESQAYREFLHKLILERTGTPASDLPVEDSPAWMDAKTVPPSINEKAQELGLTVTPSQWASLTPLQRFALIKLSRASHENKNFLPALQEFKLFPSYQEM
- a CDS encoding N-acetylmuramoyl-L-alanine amidase, encoding MSLACSDLGIRLKTTVAIAIALLLKSTLTINMPFTARVISCQEWGARSPKEWPEETTPKYVIIHHTDTPNPPNDISKKTEDGAKRFARSVQNTHMDIFGWNDSGHNFLNTTGGVLLEGRQGSLAKIKQGLCVRSAHAGNPLGNESPGIENEGRFMTYQMGEKQWNSLVDLCVSLCSTCRIPPENIKGHRDFSPTDCPGDWLYSQLPRLRQAVKQKLNTLTSGTDESLRLGSVGAKVKQLQQLLRDKGFNPGPIDGSFGSGTEIGVKAFQKSVGLTADGIVGNTTWTALTNPSKPIPISLINMCKYYKGLPNQDEALTWLQKQIPQSVLDEFAKKWRDQS
- a CDS encoding M48 family metalloprotease; its protein translation is MRNAPPLVRLGIALLTLIFGLIAYCTTTVTNPITGEKQRVQLTPRQEIALGVQSRSQMANKFGGLDQDQALQQYIDKIGGQVVQKSVAQSSGYPFEFHLLRDPQTVNAFALPGGQIFITVGLLRRLSSSAQLAGVLGHEAGHVVARHGAEHLAKQQLGQAVVTAVGVAASDSNDGGRKAAVLAQAVNQVVSLRYGREDELESDRLGVRFMSEAGYDPRAMVEVMKILGAARSGSKSPEFFSSHPSPENRVQRLQAEITKNYPQGVPANLQKGREEFAKYIAPRLPSAK